The following coding sequences are from one Caloranaerobacter sp. TR13 window:
- the prmA gene encoding 50S ribosomal protein L11 methyltransferase: MKWIEVQIKTTTEAVEVVSNILYEAGVGGLVIEDPNDLVFQNKNEGDWDYIDPTLEEQNFEGVIVKGYLPESEDLIDKIELIKQNVEKIPQYNLDKGLGEVTTSEVYENDWANSWKKYYKPKKIGEKIVVKPSWESYEKKPEDIVIELDPGMAFGTGTHETTIMCIKQLEKYVHQHDIVFDIGCGTGILSIAAAKLGAISTIGIDLDEVSVKVAKENVRKNGVANTVQIRKGNLLDVVDGRANVIVANIIAEVIVKLAEVVPKFLLEDGVFIASGIILDKIKDVKAALDKNGLEVIDEMKMGEWACLVSRFKEGSENA, translated from the coding sequence ATGAAGTGGATTGAGGTCCAGATTAAAACCACTACAGAAGCAGTTGAGGTTGTATCAAATATTTTATATGAAGCTGGAGTAGGTGGGTTAGTTATTGAAGATCCCAATGATTTAGTATTTCAAAATAAGAATGAAGGAGATTGGGATTATATAGACCCTACTTTAGAAGAACAGAACTTTGAAGGAGTAATTGTTAAAGGGTATTTACCAGAAAGTGAAGACTTAATAGACAAAATAGAGCTAATAAAACAGAATGTAGAAAAAATACCACAATACAATTTGGACAAGGGGTTAGGAGAAGTTACAACATCAGAAGTTTATGAAAATGACTGGGCCAATTCATGGAAAAAGTATTATAAACCAAAAAAAATAGGTGAGAAAATAGTTGTTAAACCTTCATGGGAAAGCTATGAGAAAAAGCCAGAAGATATTGTAATAGAGCTTGATCCTGGAATGGCTTTTGGTACAGGAACTCATGAAACGACTATAATGTGTATAAAACAATTAGAAAAATATGTTCATCAACATGACATAGTTTTTGATATAGGTTGTGGTACTGGTATATTGTCAATTGCAGCTGCTAAGCTTGGGGCAATAAGTACTATAGGAATAGATTTAGATGAAGTATCTGTTAAAGTAGCTAAAGAAAATGTTAGGAAAAATGGAGTTGCCAATACCGTTCAAATTAGAAAAGGTAATCTCTTGGATGTAGTTGACGGAAGGGCTAATGTTATTGTTGCTAATATAATTGCTGAAGTTATTGTAAAGCTTGCAGAAGTTGTTCCTAAATTCTTGTTAGAAGATGGGGTTTTTATAGCTTCAGGAATAATATTAGATAAAATAAAGGATGTTAAAGCTGCCTTGGATAAAAATGGCCTAGAAGTAATTGATGAAATGAAAATGGGAGAATGGGCATGTCTAGTATCTAGATTTAAAGAGGGATCAGAGAATGCATAA
- a CDS encoding 16S rRNA (uracil(1498)-N(3))-methyltransferase, translated as MHKFFVDKKDIAENKIIIKGEDVKHIKNVLRLDISEIINVSNCEGKEYLAQITEIEKDYVEAVIKEEFESKSEPPIQIILYQGLPKSSKMDLIIQKATELGVVEIVPLITKRTVVKVEGEKKELKKLERWKRIAKEASKQCKRGIIPVVNKIITFNEMINRLNDEEFILVPYENELKIGLKDILRTYKKGKINIIIGPEGGFEEEEIEKLKKINAHIISLGPRILRTETAGFTTISVVMYELGDLGVI; from the coding sequence ATGCATAAATTCTTTGTAGATAAAAAGGACATTGCAGAAAATAAAATAATTATTAAAGGTGAAGATGTAAAACATATAAAAAACGTATTGAGATTGGATATAAGTGAAATTATAAATGTATCTAACTGTGAAGGTAAAGAATACCTTGCACAGATAACAGAAATAGAAAAAGATTATGTAGAAGCAGTTATCAAAGAAGAGTTTGAATCGAAAAGTGAACCTCCAATACAGATTATACTTTATCAAGGATTGCCAAAATCTTCGAAGATGGATTTGATTATTCAAAAGGCAACTGAATTAGGGGTTGTTGAAATAGTACCATTAATAACAAAGAGAACTGTAGTTAAAGTTGAAGGTGAAAAAAAGGAATTAAAAAAACTAGAAAGATGGAAGCGGATAGCAAAAGAAGCATCTAAACAGTGTAAAAGAGGGATTATACCAGTTGTTAATAAGATAATAACTTTTAATGAAATGATTAACAGATTGAATGATGAAGAATTTATTTTAGTTCCTTATGAAAATGAATTGAAAATTGGATTAAAAGATATATTAAGAACTTATAAAAAGGGTAAAATTAATATAATAATAGGTCCAGAAGGTGGTTTTGAAGAAGAAGAAATAGAAAAACTAAAGAAAATTAATGCTCATATAATTTCTTTAGGGCCTAGAATTTTAAGAACAGAAACTGCAGGATTTACTACCATATCTGTAGTTATGTATGAGCTTGGGGATTTAGGAGTGATTTAG
- the mtaB gene encoding tRNA (N(6)-L-threonylcarbamoyladenosine(37)-C(2))-methylthiotransferase MtaB, producing the protein MKTVAFYTLGCKVNQYETEAMAKLFKKNGYTVVNAEDKADVYVINTCTVTNLGDRKSRQFIRRAKRMNKEAVVAVVGCYVQVSPDEVFEIEDVDLVIGTTERNKIVKLCEEVKEKNKRMKIVEDIMKVREFEEMSIDEVKGKTRAFIKIQEGCNQYCSYCIIPYARGPVRSRNLKNIVKEVEKLGQRGFKEIVLTGIHVASYGKDLGDIRLIDVVEAIHDVDGIERIRLSSLEPTIITEDFMVRLRRLPKVCDHFHLSLQSGSNTVLKRMNRKYTTEEYLSRVKLIRKYMPDVGLTTDIIVGFPGETNEEFEETYNFVKEVGFSRIHVFKYSPREGTPAAKFKNQVDGTVKTERSRKLIELGEKLNKTFNERFVGKIMNVLFEEEVKGKPGLMEGYTTNYIRVEAKGDNSIEGKILPVKMNKISGENLAGEIVIK; encoded by the coding sequence ATGAAAACCGTAGCCTTTTATACTTTGGGCTGTAAAGTGAATCAGTATGAAACTGAAGCAATGGCTAAGCTTTTCAAAAAAAATGGATATACTGTTGTAAATGCAGAAGATAAAGCAGATGTTTATGTTATAAACACTTGTACGGTTACTAATCTTGGTGATAGGAAATCAAGACAATTTATAAGAAGAGCAAAGAGAATGAACAAAGAAGCTGTAGTAGCTGTTGTTGGGTGTTATGTGCAAGTTTCACCAGATGAAGTATTTGAAATTGAAGATGTAGATTTAGTTATTGGTACAACTGAAAGGAATAAAATAGTAAAGCTGTGTGAAGAGGTTAAAGAAAAGAATAAACGTATGAAAATTGTTGAAGACATAATGAAAGTAAGAGAATTTGAAGAAATGTCTATAGATGAAGTAAAAGGTAAAACTAGAGCTTTTATAAAAATACAAGAAGGATGTAATCAGTATTGCTCATATTGTATAATACCTTATGCAAGAGGTCCTGTGAGAAGTAGAAATTTAAAAAATATTGTAAAAGAAGTAGAAAAACTTGGTCAAAGAGGCTTTAAAGAGATTGTTTTAACAGGGATACATGTAGCATCATATGGAAAAGATTTAGGTGATATAAGATTAATAGATGTTGTTGAAGCTATACATGATGTTGATGGTATAGAAAGAATAAGATTAAGTTCATTAGAGCCTACAATAATAACAGAAGATTTTATGGTCAGACTGAGGAGACTACCGAAAGTATGTGACCATTTTCACTTATCACTGCAAAGTGGAAGTAATACAGTATTAAAAAGAATGAACAGAAAATATACAACTGAAGAGTATTTAAGTAGAGTTAAGCTTATAAGAAAATATATGCCTGATGTAGGCTTGACGACTGATATAATAGTAGGATTTCCTGGTGAAACGAACGAGGAATTCGAAGAAACATATAATTTTGTAAAAGAAGTAGGATTTTCAAGAATTCATGTTTTTAAATATTCTCCAAGAGAAGGTACACCTGCAGCAAAATTTAAAAATCAAGTTGACGGTACAGTGAAAACAGAAAGAAGCAGAAAATTAATAGAATTAGGTGAAAAACTTAATAAGACTTTTAATGAAAGATTTGTAGGTAAGATAATGAATGTTTTATTTGAAGAAGAAGTTAAAGGGAAACCTGGATTAATGGAAGGATATACGACAAACTATATTCGAGTTGAGGCTAAAGGAGATAATTCAATTGAAGGGAAAATACTGCCTGTTAAAATGAATAAAATATCAGGTGAAAATTTAGCTGGTGAAATTGTAATCAAATAG
- a CDS encoding histidine triad nucleotide-binding protein encodes MSNCIFCKIVNGEIPSKKVYEDDKVLAFEDINPQAPVHILVVPKEHIPSIKDINEDNIDVISHIHLVIKKLAKEKGIDQDGFRIVNNCGEKGGQTVGHLHYHLLGGRHLMWPPG; translated from the coding sequence GTGTCTAATTGTATTTTTTGTAAGATAGTTAATGGAGAAATTCCTAGCAAGAAAGTATATGAAGATGATAAAGTATTAGCTTTTGAAGACATTAACCCTCAAGCACCTGTTCATATACTAGTAGTACCAAAAGAGCATATACCTTCAATTAAAGATATAAACGAAGATAACATAGATGTTATAAGTCATATACATTTGGTTATAAAAAAATTAGCAAAAGAAAAAGGCATAGATCAAGATGGATTTAGGATAGTGAATAACTGTGGTGAAAAGGGAGGACAGACTGTAGGTCATTTGCATTACCATTTATTAGGTGGAAGACACTTAATGTGGCCTCCAGGTTAA
- the rpsU gene encoding 30S ribosomal protein S21, whose protein sequence is MTQVRVKENESLDSALRRFKRQCAIAGVLSEVRKREHYEKPSVRRKKKAEAARRKNKKRR, encoded by the coding sequence ATGACACAGGTAAGAGTTAAAGAGAACGAATCATTAGATAGTGCTCTTAGAAGATTTAAAAGACAATGTGCTATCGCTGGCGTTCTTTCTGAAGTAAGAAAGAGAGAACATTATGAAAAGCCAAGCGTAAGACGTAAAAAGAAAGCTGAAGCAGCTAGAAGAAAAAATAAGAAAAGAAGATAA
- a CDS encoding GatB/YqeY domain-containing protein, whose product MSFKERLMADLKASMKNKDKVRKDVITMVRAAIKQREVDERVELSDEDIIEIIAKQVKQKKDALKDFEKGARQDLVELTQKEIDILMEYLPKQLSEDEIDEIVKAAIEEIGASTMKDMGKVMSYVMPKVKGRADGSLVNKIVRQYLK is encoded by the coding sequence ATGTCCTTTAAGGAAAGATTAATGGCAGATTTAAAAGCCTCTATGAAAAACAAGGATAAGGTCCGCAAGGATGTTATTACAATGGTAAGAGCTGCTATTAAGCAAAGAGAAGTAGATGAAAGAGTAGAGTTAAGTGATGAGGACATTATAGAAATTATCGCTAAACAAGTAAAACAAAAAAAGGATGCTTTAAAGGACTTTGAAAAAGGTGCAAGACAAGACCTTGTAGAACTTACCCAAAAAGAGATTGACATATTAATGGAATATCTGCCTAAGCAACTTTCAGAAGATGAAATTGATGAAATAGTTAAAGCTGCTATAGAAGAAATCGGCGCTAGTACTATGAAAGACATGGGAAAAGTAATGTCTTATGTAATGCCTAAAGTAAAAGGTAGAGCTGATGGAAGCTTAGTCAATAAGATTGTTAGACAATATTTAAAATAG
- a CDS encoding patatin family protein has translation MVKAGLVLEGGGMRGCYTSGVLDFFMEKDLYFPYIIGVSAGACNASSYISRQKGRSIKINLDYAKDDRYISYKNLITKGSIFGMDFIFNEIPNKLVPFDFETFNKAKEKFIIVATDCKTGQPVYFDKDECEDVIKAIKASSSLPFVAPIVEIEGKFLLDGGIADPLPIKKSIEDGNKKNVIVLTRNREYRKSPFKLKKLLKIIYSEYPGIIDAMLNRYKIYNNTLEYIEKLESEKKVFVIRPTKDMKVDRIERDVNKLKELYEMGYEDARRCYEEMMDWIYDK, from the coding sequence ATGGTGAAAGCAGGATTAGTATTAGAAGGCGGTGGAATGAGAGGTTGTTATACTTCAGGAGTTTTAGATTTTTTCATGGAAAAGGATTTGTATTTTCCTTATATTATAGGAGTTTCTGCGGGGGCATGTAATGCCTCGTCTTATATTTCAAGGCAAAAAGGTAGAAGTATAAAGATTAATCTTGATTATGCTAAGGATGATAGATATATAAGCTATAAAAATTTAATAACAAAAGGAAGTATTTTTGGTATGGATTTTATATTCAATGAAATACCAAATAAACTTGTACCATTTGATTTTGAAACTTTTAATAAAGCAAAAGAAAAATTTATTATAGTAGCTACTGATTGTAAAACTGGACAACCTGTATATTTTGATAAAGACGAATGTGAAGATGTGATTAAAGCTATCAAGGCTTCTAGTAGTTTACCATTTGTAGCTCCAATTGTTGAAATAGAAGGGAAATTTTTATTAGATGGAGGAATAGCAGATCCTCTTCCTATAAAAAAGTCAATAGAAGATGGAAATAAAAAGAATGTAATTGTTCTAACCAGAAATAGAGAATATAGAAAAAGTCCTTTTAAATTGAAAAAATTATTAAAGATTATATATTCTGAATATCCTGGTATAATAGATGCAATGCTTAATAGATATAAAATATATAATAATACACTGGAATATATTGAAAAATTAGAATCAGAAAAAAAGGTTTTTGTAATTAGACCCACTAAAGATATGAAAGTAGATAGAATTGAAAGAGATGTAAATAAACTAAAAGAATTATATGAGATGGGATATGAGGATGCAAGAAGATGTTATGAAGAAATGATGGACTGGATTTATGACAAATAG
- a CDS encoding extracellular solute-binding protein, which produces MKKALSIIIFILLSISIVSCSIKTDKEVNKKGMNEISIIVRGKYFKNAKMMLERYKYKFEREKGIKVKYEVITASNYDDYIKKVNIKLHEKEGPTLILITSGENYLNFIERGISLDIKNKIPNFEKVYESLKANNNFIVPFGIYSSPIALNRNVLKELNIQEPSLDWTRQDYLEIKEKWLEREPRYFTSEMYKELIWNVLDDLEIIDAKNNKVNVNNKKVIEYIKSLRNEIFSGKYILNKNYTYENYYKMFFVKDSEEYKEAMKLQKYFDSQNLRRIYYKKDALKSLKNDIDMDINDIIVLPQVLYDEMFVQVNGFIVNKNGKNIQLGLEFLNYLLNDENQLEMYRTKSNPYPVNKEIEEKIEEIEKANDVNEKSVELRKYILEQLKNGRYKPFKHQKRIYYDIKKSIISEFTKFIFADEPYTDEELSRELQKLEDKLNMWLNE; this is translated from the coding sequence ATGAAAAAAGCTCTATCAATTATCATATTTATTTTATTATCTATTTCAATAGTTAGCTGCTCAATAAAAACGGATAAAGAAGTAAATAAAAAGGGAATGAATGAAATCAGTATTATAGTTAGAGGTAAATATTTCAAAAATGCCAAAATGATGCTAGAAAGGTACAAATATAAATTTGAAAGAGAAAAAGGAATCAAAGTAAAATATGAGGTAATAACTGCAAGTAATTATGATGACTACATTAAAAAAGTTAATATAAAATTACATGAGAAAGAAGGTCCAACACTAATACTAATTACTAGTGGTGAAAACTATTTAAACTTTATAGAAAGAGGAATATCACTAGATATTAAAAATAAAATACCAAATTTTGAGAAAGTTTATGAAAGTCTTAAGGCAAATAACAATTTTATTGTACCTTTTGGGATTTATTCAAGCCCTATAGCTTTAAACAGAAATGTGCTAAAGGAATTAAATATTCAAGAACCCTCTCTTGATTGGACAAGGCAGGATTATTTAGAAATAAAAGAAAAATGGTTGGAACGAGAACCAAGATATTTTACAAGTGAAATGTATAAAGAATTGATTTGGAATGTGCTAGATGATTTAGAAATTATAGATGCAAAAAATAATAAAGTTAATGTTAATAACAAAAAGGTTATCGAATATATAAAAAGCTTAAGAAATGAAATTTTCTCTGGTAAATATATTTTAAATAAAAATTATACATATGAAAATTATTATAAAATGTTTTTTGTTAAGGATTCAGAAGAATACAAAGAAGCAATGAAATTGCAGAAATATTTTGATAGCCAAAACTTAAGAAGAATTTATTATAAGAAAGATGCATTAAAATCATTAAAAAATGATATTGATATGGATATAAACGATATTATTGTTTTACCTCAAGTTTTATATGATGAAATGTTTGTTCAAGTTAATGGTTTTATAGTAAATAAAAACGGGAAAAATATTCAGCTTGGACTTGAATTTTTAAATTATTTACTAAATGATGAAAATCAATTAGAAATGTACAGGACTAAAAGCAATCCTTATCCAGTAAACAAAGAAATAGAAGAAAAAATTGAAGAAATAGAAAAGGCTAATGATGTCAATGAAAAATCTGTAGAATTGCGAAAATATATCTTAGAGCAATTAAAAAATGGAAGATATAAACCATTTAAACATCAAAAAAGAATTTATTATGATATAAAGAAGTCGATAATATCTGAATTTACGAAATTTATCTTTGCAGATGAGCCTTATACAGATGAAGAGTTAAGTAGAGAATTACAGAAATTAGAGGATAAATTAAATATGTGGCTAAATGAATAA
- a CDS encoding S41 family peptidase, translating into MMIISIIVFFVFLFILTMIIKLQKQVYFGVIAIFLFLIIGLIYLESNTVSIKSFLKEEQSIEQSNQRYIEDFMFIYKSIKEGYSYLEEKQEKYGFDWEELKNETLEEVMSCKDDKTFFRIITKFLANLHDGHTYVMQPLNSVKALPIVIEKIEDKFVVSKTYFDKYPKIKKGYEVVSINGIKLKEIIETSEKYITGSTERQAEKKRLIHIYETLNFFIEENIDYTKKAKLLLKDASGNLIEVKVEWISYSDYYKLYLGDVPKLEVKWLDEDKKIAYLAIRSFAVEGNNEFLEFIDKVFKDYSEMKGLIIDIRSNQGGLSYFSNYLIRYLIDSPIADLKYRFKLSEAFHKLHYMGSVFNGVEGYTEWIDDGLIKPKSNNVADIPKILLIDELTFSAADRLASIIADYEIATIVGENGTGGGSGEPIRTKLPNTRWYFSYSAMQIKRKNEALIEGNGVEPNILVKRNFDDFIENQDTVLKKAIEIIENEIEY; encoded by the coding sequence ATGATGATTATATCGATTATAGTTTTTTTCGTATTTTTATTTATTTTAACAATGATAATTAAGTTACAAAAACAAGTATATTTTGGAGTTATTGCAATCTTTTTGTTTTTAATCATTGGGCTAATATATTTAGAAAGTAATACTGTATCTATAAAAAGCTTTTTAAAAGAGGAACAGAGCATAGAACAATCTAACCAAAGATATATTGAAGATTTTATGTTTATTTATAAAAGTATTAAAGAAGGATATTCATATCTAGAAGAAAAACAGGAAAAGTATGGATTCGATTGGGAAGAATTGAAAAATGAGACATTAGAAGAAGTTATGTCTTGTAAAGATGATAAAACATTTTTTAGAATTATTACTAAATTTTTAGCAAATTTACATGATGGTCACACATATGTCATGCAACCTTTAAATTCAGTTAAAGCTTTACCAATAGTCATCGAAAAAATAGAGGATAAATTTGTAGTAAGTAAAACATATTTTGATAAGTATCCTAAAATTAAGAAAGGATATGAAGTTGTATCAATTAATGGTATAAAATTAAAAGAAATAATTGAAACATCTGAAAAGTATATTACAGGTTCAACTGAAAGACAAGCTGAAAAGAAAAGGCTGATACATATCTATGAAACTTTGAATTTCTTTATCGAAGAGAATATTGATTATACTAAGAAAGCAAAACTGCTTTTAAAAGATGCGAGTGGAAATTTGATCGAAGTGAAAGTGGAATGGATTAGTTATAGTGATTATTACAAATTATATTTAGGAGATGTACCTAAACTTGAGGTTAAATGGTTAGATGAGGATAAAAAAATAGCTTATCTGGCTATTAGATCATTTGCAGTAGAAGGTAATAATGAATTTCTTGAATTTATTGATAAAGTGTTTAAGGATTATAGTGAAATGAAAGGGCTTATTATAGACATTAGAAGTAATCAAGGTGGTTTGAGCTACTTTTCAAATTATTTAATTAGGTATTTAATAGACAGTCCAATAGCGGATTTAAAATATAGATTTAAATTATCCGAAGCTTTTCATAAACTTCATTATATGGGTAGTGTTTTTAATGGAGTAGAAGGTTATACCGAATGGATAGATGATGGTTTAATAAAACCTAAGTCGAATAACGTAGCAGATATACCCAAGATATTACTTATAGATGAGCTTACATTTAGTGCTGCAGATAGACTAGCTTCAATTATAGCTGATTACGAAATAGCAACGATAGTTGGAGAAAATGGTACAGGTGGGGGAAGTGGAGAGCCGATAAGAACAAAACTTCCTAATACTAGGTGGTATTTTTCATATTCAGCAATGCAAATAAAACGTAAAAATGAAGCTTTAATAGAAGGAAATGGAGTAGAGCCGAATATTCTCGTTAAAAGAAATTTTGATGATTTTATAGAGAATCAAGATACAGTTTTAAAAAAAGCTATTGAAATAATTGAAAACGAAATTGAATATTAA
- a CDS encoding extracellular solute-binding protein, translating into MKRVIVIILCLILLLSVNGCTTVKDSTNVDNQGNKGKEITILIDNYFYSKIKFAFNTLDLYKRKFEREKGVKVNFDVIDISDYEKYQKKLNSKLYLKDGPTLIYVSIWDFYKPLTEKGIALKVKDKLKNYEKIYDSVKDEGGFFVPIGMYHYPITLNRKVFEQLGIEEPGLDWTREDYFNIREKWLTQEPRNFTLILYKELVANIMEELDIYDIKNNKVNINNSRVIEYTKNLRDEIHSGKYILKNNYTFENYYKMLFVKESEEYKEANESYWYNDTDNLRRRFYDKNALKSLRIGVDMDIDDYIILPQVIYELEKLRVWGFIVNKNGKNVDLGLEFIDGLLSDEVQLEMFREKYDYSYPVNKDIEEEIEEIEKANYVNERAVALRKYILTRIKNGAYKSSNEYGKMYKIIKEELIKEMTKFVFADEPYSDEKLSRELQKLEDKLNMWLNE; encoded by the coding sequence ATGAAAAGAGTAATTGTTATAATCTTATGCTTAATCCTATTATTATCGGTAAATGGATGTACTACTGTAAAGGATAGTACAAATGTTGATAATCAAGGTAATAAAGGTAAGGAAATTACAATATTAATAGATAACTATTTTTATTCTAAAATTAAATTCGCATTTAATACTTTAGATTTATATAAACGTAAGTTTGAAAGAGAAAAAGGAGTAAAGGTAAATTTTGATGTGATAGATATAAGTGATTATGAAAAATACCAGAAAAAGTTAAATTCAAAATTATATTTAAAAGATGGACCTACGTTAATATATGTTTCAATATGGGATTTTTATAAACCTTTAACTGAAAAAGGTATTGCTTTAAAAGTGAAAGATAAATTAAAAAATTATGAAAAGATATATGATAGTGTTAAAGATGAAGGTGGTTTTTTTGTACCAATAGGTATGTATCATTATCCTATAACCTTAAATAGAAAGGTATTTGAACAATTAGGGATAGAAGAACCAGGATTAGATTGGACTAGAGAAGATTATTTTAATATCAGAGAAAAATGGTTAACTCAGGAGCCAAGAAATTTTACATTGATTTTATATAAAGAGCTTGTGGCAAATATTATGGAAGAGTTAGATATATATGATATTAAAAATAATAAAGTTAATATTAATAACTCTAGAGTTATAGAATACACAAAGAATTTGAGGGATGAAATACATTCTGGTAAATATATTTTGAAAAATAACTATACATTTGAAAATTATTATAAAATGCTATTTGTAAAAGAATCAGAGGAATATAAGGAAGCAAATGAATCGTATTGGTATAATGATACTGACAATTTAAGAAGACGATTTTATGATAAAAATGCACTAAAGTCTCTTCGTATCGGTGTTGATATGGATATTGATGATTATATTATATTACCGCAGGTGATTTATGAATTAGAAAAACTTAGGGTATGGGGATTTATTGTAAATAAAAATGGGAAAAATGTTGATTTAGGTTTAGAATTTATAGACGGTTTATTAAGTGATGAAGTTCAGCTAGAAATGTTTAGAGAAAAGTATGATTATTCTTATCCTGTAAATAAAGATATAGAAGAAGAAATTGAGGAAATAGAAAAAGCTAACTATGTAAATGAAAGAGCAGTTGCATTAAGGAAGTATATACTAACAAGAATAAAAAATGGTGCTTATAAGTCATCAAATGAATATGGTAAGATGTATAAAATTATAAAGGAAGAATTAATAAAAGAAATGACAAAGTTTGTATTTGCAGATGAACCTTATTCAGATGAAAAGCTAAGTAGAGAATTGCAGAAATTAGAAGATAAATTAAATATGTGGTTAAATGAGTGA
- a CDS encoding carbohydrate ABC transporter permease has protein sequence MLKKLRKSKGFLFILPSLIGFSILYVIPFIGGLKYSVSRSGFDDTFVAFKNYNDVFKSNAFNLALKNTALFMGIAIPLIIVISFILALIIYEIKAPKFIKLFIILPMAIPSGTVAGFFRKVFGFGGFNLIDTEYAMIVVILIFIWRNTGYNLIIYLAGLSQLKKEIIEASMIDGANYFQRLRHIIIPLITPTTVFVGIVTIINSFKVFKDIFILQGSYPNPKIYMLQHYMNNKFRDLQYEKLTSAAYVFAIVIFAFAFLLFLIDKKHAKRVGES, from the coding sequence ATGTTAAAAAAACTAAGAAAATCTAAAGGTTTTTTATTTATATTACCGAGTTTAATAGGCTTTTCAATATTATACGTTATTCCCTTTATTGGGGGTTTAAAATATTCCGTAAGCAGAAGTGGTTTTGATGATACTTTTGTTGCATTTAAGAACTATAATGATGTGTTTAAGAGCAATGCATTTAATTTAGCACTAAAGAATACAGCATTATTTATGGGTATTGCTATACCACTAATTATTGTTATTTCTTTTATATTAGCTTTAATAATTTATGAAATAAAAGCACCAAAGTTTATAAAACTATTTATTATACTTCCTATGGCGATACCTTCAGGTACAGTAGCAGGTTTCTTCAGAAAAGTGTTTGGATTTGGAGGATTTAATCTGATAGATACAGAGTATGCAATGATAGTAGTAATATTAATATTTATCTGGAGAAATACGGGTTATAATCTGATAATATATCTAGCTGGACTGTCTCAACTTAAAAAAGAAATAATAGAAGCTTCTATGATTGACGGAGCGAATTACTTTCAGAGGTTAAGGCATATTATCATTCCGCTTATTACACCAACGACAGTATTTGTTGGAATAGTAACTATAATCAATTCATTTAAAGTATTTAAAGATATATTTATACTACAAGGAAGCTATCCAAACCCTAAAATATATATGTTACAGCATTATATGAATAACAAATTTAGAGACCTTCAGTATGAGAAACTAACATCTGCAGCTTATGTATTTGCAATAGTAATATTTGCTTTTGCTTTCTTATTATTCCTTATTGATAAAAAGCATGCAAAAAGAGTAGGTGAAAGTTAA